The Lolium perenne isolate Kyuss_39 chromosome 6, Kyuss_2.0, whole genome shotgun sequence genome segment ATTGAAATCCTCTGTACGGTTCGGGCACTGGGTCATCAGGATACGCCGAACCCAGTCAATTTTGCACCatatatgatttttttttttttgcgaattcaCCATATATGATTCGGCATGCGTAATTCTGTACTTGTGTATCCTGAACGAGAATGGAAGCGTAGTAGGTCGGCCCCAATTGGGCATTTGGCTCTGCCGTGTGGCCATTACCAAGCCCCTGTCACACGCCAAATGAGCCTAATTCGAGAACTGAATCCAGTAGTTTCCCCATTTAGCATGCTATTTATTGTTGAACGCAAGTTATGTTTTTGTCTGGTGCATTTTTGTCTGTGAACACCACTGCACGGCGCCAGCTTGCTGTTCTGTTGCCATCTCCCTTCACGTATCTGGCACCCCTGCTTATTGACAGgaatacatgcttgcttatttacAGGAGTATGCTATGCCAGCCAAGCGGTCGAACTGCTGCCGTCTCTGTACCCGGGGACGGGCATCGTCGTTCGAGATGCACGGCTGGAGGACTGCTGGGAAGTTGCAGACACTCACTGCGGCTCCTTCTTCCCGGGCTACAAGTTCCCGTTAGACCTCGTTCTCCGGCTCGACCGTTACATCGCGCTCCTATCCGGTTTCGCGGTTCCACCTGGCTGCACGAGGACGTGCCTTGTTGCGGTGAACCCTGCTGCAGTTAACGGCGCAATCAGTATCGAGTGTGGAGATCTGACGGATGCAGAGTTTCATGGGAAATATGGTGTCAGTAAAGGCTCCATTGCTGGTATTCTCACGGTCGACACGGTGGCGGACTACCTTCCAAGACGGGGACCTCTCAAGCAGAGAAGGTACATCGCTATTTGCTTTAAACTTAAATACGCAAGTTTTTTCCAGTTTCTAGATGCTAGAATCGTTTAGGCATGTAGGTGCAACTATAAGCTATAAATGTTTCTAAGCACCCATATCATTGATGTCATTTGTTTATGCCTTGTAATACCAGTGTTCTCTTTACTTCTTCATGGCTTACCTATTGTTtctgttctacaaggagatgtggGTATAATCACAGTTTCTATAGCTATTTTAGATGCTAAATGTTTTTAGACATGTGGGTGCATCATCCTGTGTCTGATAGCTATTTGCTCCTACCTTGTTGTCTTGACATTGATATGCACTACATTTGATATCCTCGACTTAAGCCAGCAGTCATGCTGTTAACATAACCTGTCATGGAATACCAATATAATATTATAGTCAAGAATTGGCACaattaaaggtgataaacaacTACACATTCTACTCTTGTTACCTAGTTCTCTAAATCTCCATGGGAAGCCGAAAACAGAAGTGGGGTGTCCTTAGGTAACTACAGATGTAAGGAAATACCTGAGAAAATATTAGAGTTACCAGAAGTGAAAAACTAGTTCTGCAGTCTATGGAAAGCCAGCCGGCCGAACCAAAACTTAACCGTCAAATCTTTTTTTAGCTTAGCTGGTTGTGGCAGATGATTAGAAGCATAGGAGATAACAATAAGCAAGTTGCTAAGAATAAAATGTGTACTATTTTTCTTCCCCAAAATAGAAACAGGCTGGGGAGCTGATATTAGGGATTTTATTCAAAACTGATGGAAGTAAGGTTTTCTATATCTCTTGAGGAAGATTTGTAAAAGCTCCTTGCCTCAAATAATGGCTCAGGGTAACAATTTTCTTTCAAGCACTGGAGACAAGGAAAATTTTACTCAAACTAAAAAAAGTCAAGATATCTAAAATATTTACCTCAAACTAAAAGTAGTTCCTTGCATTTAAGCCGCCTTTGTAGCTGCATTTCAAGAACTAAAAAGGTTGAACGCAAATATTAGAACCAAGGTAGTAAATCGTACTGATTCTAGTCCAACTTGGAAAGCAAAGTCTAACATCCTCAAGTCATGGTATATTAAATGTGCATGTAACTGTTTCTCCAAAACATTTTGAAAAATAATTCATCAACTCAATCTTTTGAGAGTGCCTCTCCCCTGTGGCATTTTTTTTTCTTATTCTGCCATGCTACCAGCAAGAGTGGACAAACTTGGTGTTGCCATGTTGCTATTTTGATAGTGCATGTCATATAGCTTTGCAAAAGGAAGTATCACGTCATTGTCTCACTGCATCAGTCTTCTAAGAATACTGGTCATATATTTTATCAATCGCATACCATACAATTATAAGCATGATTACTTAGAATGTTCTGTGACCTGTGTTTCAGGATTGCATATTCAATTTAGTCACAGGTTATAAGATAACAGGATTTACGCCTCATTGCACTATGGCATGATAGTAATGCGTAATCAACTAATCTTGTAGCCTTTTTTCTAATTATGATGACTCATGTAATTCTCGATTATATAATGCATTTTAGTTTCTAAAAAATAAATTGTTGTTCTATCTTTATGCGTAGTTTCTCTGCTTCCTTTTATAGTTATATATTGATGTGGGATCTGGGGACCCCATTACTTTTTCCTTTTTGTTTGTGTCTATCTTCTTGTGCTTGACTAGAACCAAAAGTTTATAGTCATCTAGTGTACCTACACCATGAACATAGAATTCTCAGTTGAATGTTATAGTTTCAGATGACTATTCTCTTCAGCACAAACAAACCATAGTTCGAaacgaatccaaacccataaaatTGTGCTTTAACTTGTACAAGATGAAAAACATCATCACGAGTATAAGATTCCAGTACTCAAACTATGTGGATGCATTTGAATAAAATGCAATACCCAGCAAATTTAGTGGCAAGTGTATTATTATCACAAAAGGCCAGTGTCGTCAAATTTAGCGGCCGTGCAGTCCCCTTGTCGGTCGCCAATTCTTTTCCCACCAGCATCTGCGCTTAGTGACGTTGCTATCAGAGCGTCACCAACACCTGGTGAGCTGTGCCGCAAACCCCAGTAGTCCCTTGTGTTTTGTAGCATATACTCCTGCCATGCCACCTACTGACGCTGGCTCACTCCTTTCCCTTTCTCTTATGCTTTTCCATTCCGTTAGCCAGCAGCagcaatactccctccgttccaatgATTAAGGCTTACAAATTTAGTTAAAAGCCAACATCGTCTAAGTTTGACCGATGTTATAGAAAAAAGATAAACGATTACGATACCAAATAAATATTAGTAGATTCATTTTTAAAAAATAATAATATATTCGTTTCATGTTGTAGATGTTTATATTTTCTTTATATTTGGTAAAAATTTGCAAGATTTGACTTTTGACTAAATTTATAAGCCTTCATTCATCGAAACAGAGGTAGGCCTATGTTTTATGGTTAGTAGCTATTAGTATGTTTTTCTTTTTCACTAGGCTGCAAGATTAATTATTTATTTACCTTGCTTGCTCTACATTTTCCTATCCTATGATGACTATTGTGCATCAGTAAAATGTTTCACAAGTTGCTGTTTTTGTGGGGTCCAGCTGATTTTTTTCCACGGCACTGGTCCTACATGTCAGCACTGGCTGCAAATACAAAGTTAAATTAATTTGATGAATGTGATTTTGTTTCTTTCCATATCTCTGAGGCAATTACACAAACCTAAAGACAGGAAGATTCTTTTATTTCGTTATATGCGCTAACATAACCTAAGCAATAGATTAGTTGTTGGTCACTCGGTCCAGAACTATGAAGGTGGTGCACATGCAACCATCGTGAtcccatgttttccaattattttcttttttttctccttTTCCTTTTAAATTTTCATACTATTTCTTTCTGGGTCTAGCATGTGATCCCAGATATGCCTTGACCAGCTTTTCATCACCTACTAGCCACCCACTTGGCTTTTATGGTATTCTCCCGGCCAATAATGATGCAACATAGGAGTATCTTAGAACATGCCATATTAAATGTGTATAGGACTACTCTCAAAACATTATTTTAATAATTCATCGACTCAATCTTTGGAGAGCGCCTCTCCCGTGTGATAAAAAAAATCTTATTCTGTCATACTAACAGCAGCAGTGTGGAAACTTAGCATTGCTGTGTTGCTCTTTCACAAGTGCATGTTGTAGCTTTGCAAAGGGATGTATCACATCATCTTTTCACTTCCTTAGGTTCCTGAGAATCCATCTGGTATAAACTCCTCAAGTGGCATAAATCTACTCAACATGACAACATGTTCTGTGATCTGTGTTCCAGGATTACGCTCATAGGTTATAAGACAATATGATTTACGCTCATTGCACTATGACATGGTAGTAATATGTAGTTGTgtacctttttctttttgtttgtgTGTCTTTCCTTTTGTACTTGACTAGAACCAAAAGGCTATATGGTCATCTAGTGTGCCTATAGCATAACATAGAATGGCTAAGGTGAATGGTTATAGTTTCAGATGACCCTTCTGTTTACCGCAAATAAACAGAAGGGTTCGAATTGAACCCAAACCTGTAAAACTATGGGTTTACTTGTAGAAATGAAAAATATCAACACGAGTATAAGATGCAGTACCCAGCCAATTTAGTGGCAAGTGTATTAGCACAATATTGGTTCATTGCTGTTTATTTTAACAATTCATTGTAAAAAAGTGTTACATTTCGAAGCTCGATTGGGATAAGATGCAACAACTTGTGCAATATCACTTCTGATATTTTCAGAAAACAAAATATATAGAAAATTAACCAATAAAAAGAATAAACATTCATTTGAATCCTGATGTCTACCATATTTTGAGAATGCACAACTCAACATAACTATGTATCTAGTATAGGACACACTTTCTGCTCAATGAAAATAATATGCAAAACCCTGGGTGTTCTTTAAAATTATAGGGCAAGCTTCATGCATCTCTAGTGCAGCTTTTAATCTCACTGGAATACTATTCAACCTTGACAATCTTGTCCGACAGTAATATGTTTAGGTACTAACTAGATCATACTTCTCAATTTTCCTGGTTCTATCTAGTATCTATGTTTACTTTGTAGTCATGTTCTGTTGAGATGTCAATTTCCTAATATGTTCTACTTTATAGCTACTCCCTACCGATACGAAATGCAGGCTCTTTACCTGCATAAAGTTGGAGAAATATGAAATAATAGGCGGGACCATGTATATGCTTTGCTTCATCAAGAAAGTTTGAAGGAATGGGTCCTCTAGTCACATTCATCTGAGTATTGGACACAATTACCTGAGTCGACTCATTCTAAAATATTCCCTCAATAGGAAAACTTTCAGCCTGAAATTGGTTGTGCTAATTTTAGTCTGCATGAAGTACTCAGCATTGCAAAACCTTCTCCCGCAGATCATTCTGCATGAAGTGTTCTGAATATGTACATGCAGCAAGTAGTTTCTCCCTCTTGAAAGTCACCCAAGTTCCTTCCAAATATGTGCAGAACAGGTATTGCATACATAGCAAACGTCGCGGTTCGAAAGGAGGAACGTCGAAAAGGAATCGCTAAGATGCTCGTCGCGGAAGCTGAGGCACGAGCAAGGAGTTGGGGATGCCGGTCTGTGGCCTTGCACTGCGATGTAAGTAACCTTGCCGCGCTGCGGCTGTACAAAAGCCAAGGCTACAAAAGCATCCGTGTACCAGAAGATGCCAAGTGGCCGGCACCTAAGATAGCCGAAGGAGTGCAATACGACTTCATGATGAAGCTAGTGCCCAAGAATTAGGCTGTTACAGTTTCAGAGTATCAGACCACAAGAAATGAGACTTGTAGATACTACAGCAATGCTGTGTAGATGCTACAGAGCTGATATGTAGATACTTCAGAGGTACTACGGAGGTGCCCCAGCACGTCTCTTCTCATGTATAGCAGTTGATGTATAGTTCAGGGTACATATCATACATGTATATCATATAACAGCTACAGTATATTGTTTCAAAAAGATGTAAGGATGTCGTAGACTTCATTTCTTCAGATGAGCTGACCCAGAACTCGTGGCAAGTAGCCTGGGGAGCAACAGAAAAATCTTAGAGCTTCCATGCATCCCAGTTGTTGTCATGTACATAAGTTCCTTTGGTTTTCATCACAGAGTTTATTCAGTTATGCAGGGTGTTCTGTTTGCCTCTCATTCTAATGACTGACAAGATTGTTCCCAGATATGAATCACATATTTTTAAGTGAATGTTGTAGTCTCCCTGTGCTGATTCAGGTATGTGTCTCTGCTGCTCTGTAACTGCAGAAACTGTAAGGTACAATCCACATTATCTCGGTGAGCCGTACATCTTCGGTTCCTCATAACTTTCAACTTTTTTTCTTTCTGATGCAGCAATTCAAAACATGAACCCTAAAGGGTGCACCCTGGGACTGTTGCCTGTCAGCAGAGAGGGTGCCAGTACGCTAGGTGGCATAGTGGTCTCTTTATGATGTTCTTGACACCAACCAGGTACGCGCGTAACGGCCCCTTTTTTTCCTCTCAACTGTATGGTTGTTGGAGCATTGCTGATGATGTTCCTGTTGTGTAGAACCTTCTTGCGTGGCTGCAGCCGATCCCGTTCGAGGGGAGGAAATGGAGAGGAGATTTTGCTGTTGGGTGGGTGGGGTGGGGGAGATGGAACTGAAGAACATGTCACATGGGACGCATGCACGCACTGTCCTGGAAGGGAGAGGAGAAGAGAAGCTCATCTGAACTGATCATCATCTCCGCACCACACCACCAGCACAGCAGGTGAGGCGAGATCGTTGGATCTGTGCATAATGCATGTGATCTCAACGAATTCTAACGCTATTTATATGTGCCTTCCCTTTTGTTTGTGCCCGGCATTATGCAGTACACGT includes the following:
- the LOC127305476 gene encoding GCN5-related N-acetyltransferase 4, chloroplastic is translated as MMPPALLGLPRSSSPSVSSSPLRHGRRSAVQRHRSPFPSKPAAGVCYASQAVELLPSLYPGTGIVVRDARLEDCWEVADTHCGSFFPGYKFPLDLVLRLDRYIALLSGFAVPPGCTRTCLVAVNPAAVNGAISIECGDLTDAEFHGKYGVSKGSIAGILTVDTVADYLPRRGPLKQRRTGIAYIANVAVRKEERRKGIAKMLVAEAEARARSWGCRSVALHCDVSNLAALRLYKSQGYKSIRVPEDAKWPAPKIAEGVQYDFMMKLVPKN